In Zingiber officinale cultivar Zhangliang chromosome 1A, Zo_v1.1, whole genome shotgun sequence, the DNA window CGGCATGACGCTAAGTTGTCGTTCGTATCCACGGATCGATTTGCTGAACCGAGCACGAGTCAGTTTCCCAAGCTTCTCCGTCGAACTCCGTCAATTCCGGCATACAATCTTTTTCTCTACACCACACAGATTCGAAAATGAGCGAGAAGGTGGCCGAGGCAGAAATGAGCGAGAAGGCGGCGGACCTGCAGTCGGCGTTGCCGACGACGACGACGGCGCGGTTGTTCACTACTCTCGGCCTCGTCACGGCTTGGTACTCTTCCAACATCGCGGTGCTGCTCTTCAACAAATACCTTCTGAGCAGCTACGGGTTCATGTACCCCATCTTTCTCACCATGTGCCACATGGTGGCCTGCTCCGTCCTCAGCTTCGTCGCGATTCCCTGGCTGAAGCTCGTGCCGGTGCAGTCCGTCCGGTCGAGGGCCCAGTTCCTGAAGATCTCCGCGCTTAGCCTCGTGTTCTGTGGGTCCGTGGTCAGCGGCAATGTCTCCCTCCGTTACCTCCCGGTCTCGTTCAACCAGGCGGTCGGAGCCACCACGCCCTTCTTCACCGCCGTGTTTGCGTGCATTATGACTCCCCGCCGGGAATCCTGGATCACCTACGCTACCCTCGTACCTGTGGTTGCGGGCGTCATTGTCGCCAGTGGGGTTAGTTCAACTGCTCGTTACAGTTGCCTCGTAGAATTGGCGGTTTAATTTCTTCGCAATTTTATCAATTGCATTGGCAGTACTTCTACTAAATATTACTGACACGTGCATTTTGCTTACAAAACTCGATCGACGAAGATGGTGAATGTGATTCGATAGGATCTTTACAAAGCTATATATGTGCTAATCAAACAATAAACTGATAGATGAATTAACATTTTGTACTTGACTATTCAACTTTCCAGGCGGAGCCAAGTTTTCATTTGATCGGTTTCATTGTGTGCATCGGTGCTACTGCTGCTAGGGCTTTCAAGACAGTGTTACAAGGAATTTTGATGTCCTCAGAGGAGTGAGTATCACATTCCTTGTCTAAATGAGTTACTATATATAATTTCCGAAAGCCTACACATTCGAtcgtaatgttctattttttggTATCCAAGGGAAAAATTGAGCTCCATGAATCTCCTTCTGTACATGGCTCCAATAGCAGTAATTCTAATACTTCCTGCAATAATGATAATGGAGAAGAATGTGATCAGCGTAACGCTGGCACTGGTTAGAGAGGACTTCAAGCTTGCCTTGTACCTCCTCTTCAACTCTTCTTTGGCATATTTTGTGAACTTAACCAATTTCTTGGTCACAAAATATACCAGTGCCTTGACTCACCAGGTATGCTTCACTCTAATGCTTGACTCATCATACatgtttttctcctctctttttttcttcttaaaatgTTGGTTTGTTCATCATCATCCTTTGAAGGTTCTGGGAAATGCCAAGGGTGCAGTGGCAGTTGGCATTTCGATTCTGATATTTAGGAATCCTGTATCTTTTACTGGGATGGCTGGCTACGGCCTCACACCCCTTGGTGTCGTCCTCTACAGTGAATCTAAAAGGCGCAACAAATGCGGTAGTGTTCCAACCCTGCCTCTTCCAATATCCATTGACTCGCCTAAATCGAACATGATAATAGAGGAAAAGGTTGGAGCCAGAGATCAGCAGTGATAGAGATAGAAGAAATCATTTTGTCACATTTTGCATTGTTTACTTTTGTAAACCAAAAAATGTTGGTGCTACGCTCTGCTTTTGTTGGTTCTTGCTCGAAAGAACAGCCGAATGCATTAACCAAAGCAAAGTGCTACTGTAacattcaattcaattcaatctGTATGACGTTGGAAATTCATCAGGATCAGACAAGTTAAAAATGTAAACTGTCTTCTTTCATTTTCTCCACCGAATCTTAGATAATTAAGTTACAGCTTATGGAACAAACTTGTTTTCTCTCCAGTTCATTCTTATCTACCGAAAGCCTGTCCTGATCAGACAATGCAAAAGTCAATCTCATATACCAGCCCTGTACGTGACTCTTTAAATCAAAAATTTAAGTCCTCCTACTTTCTAGCAAAAATTTGACACTTCATCCTGTTGACTCTTTTAATAAAACAAATTTGTATTTGGTTGCTCAGTTGATCGACAATACCATTTGTATCCTTTTCAAGATTCATTGGATCAAAACCAATGAACTTACTTGATTGAGACTTGAGTGGTGGAACTGACAAGAAGCAGCGTCCGCAATGACACTGCAACAGCCAATTAGCTACAGTGCAAAAGCACGAATTTGGCATCTCAAGGTTAAACCACTTAAATATTCTTCAGGTCAACGGCCCATTTCGTGCGGTTTTTGATCTCCTTATAATTAAATTACAGCCTCCAAATTCTGTACACTGCTTTCTAATGCGTGTTCAGTAAGACTTTCGAAGCCTCACTGATTGGATTGACTCAGTGAGTTAAGATGATTAATTTTTTTCAGAGATAAACAGAGCATCTGCTACGTCATCTACAGCTTGTTCAATCATAATTCGCTTGTTTAAGTCGATTAATTATTGCAGAAGccaaacaagtttttttttttgctttttaatGGACTCTTTGGAGAGCACCTTCTGGTTTTCGCGAGTGATCAACTTCCTTTTGGTTTTGGGAGCATCATAAGTTCTTAATTATGATTAACTAATTGTTTTCTCGTCTAGAGAATAGTTGGCGATCTGAATATCTTAGATTATTCTAATAACTTAGCTTAATGGATAACCACAAAGTTTAAGATAGTCAGGCCTCTGCTTCGCGCCTCTAATGGAAGTCAAACGTAGAGGATGAGGTCAACTTGCACGCACAAGAAGAATTTTACCACGTCAACGATGTGCGCCCGTTGCTTATAGACAAAGACAGATTTATGGATGACAGAACAGTAGTTAAGAATTTTGTAAACCTGATTAGCGGGTTAGGACTACAAGATTAATTGGCAACATAAATTTAGTTTAGGAAAATAATATAAGACAACAGCAATCTAACAAAAGCtatcttatttaattattttgattgaagttattcaaaataattttaatcaacttgtTCTATTTTATAACAAATTTGATTAAAGCTATTTTAATAGTATTTGACTAGTTTTAAATAAGTTGAATTAGtttttaactaaataaaataataataattaatatttaaatagtTTTGATAAAGATATTTTCAGAAAATatagagatattttaaatatatatatataaggtttttttttctttttatttaaataaaaaaactttgtTAATAATAAGTGCTATTTTAATTATAATACTATTGACGTCACCGGTTGCTCATCTCTGTCCTCCATAAAACATCGTATAATGTGATGCACACCCATCCCCATAGGTGAACATCTCGGAAACAGCcagtgttattattattgttttctagttttcacttttttttcttctgaaattatattctaaattttaaatcgtATAAAAGAAATAACACTAGGATATATACGGATAACATTTATGTACACGAGGGATGACATACTGTACAcacacttttttttaaaaaaaattttacttcctttaaactaaatattatatcataaaccccacatatatatatatatatatatatatatatatatatatatatatatatatatatatatatatatatattatttgtgtTTAATATTATAACCTAACTcctaaactcaaaaaaaaaaaaaaaaaatcctaaatgaCATAAAAATGAATTCTTGACCATGTGCAAATgtgtaataaaattttatttagttataataAGTGTTCTCTAAAAGATATATAGTAAGAGCATTTTTAAAGTTATAGTagatctttttctttttattttagcaacgaatttaattacaatatatatatttttatttagttatggTGTTATGGTACACTGTTTTTGCTTTTTTAATTATAGAaagtgattttatttaattataataaatataagCGCATTCATTTAACTatagtaaaaaatatatatttaaaaaaaaacaattaataaaTAGATACTTTTATTCAATTATAttaaatgttttaaatttatttaataataataataataattcatagaGAATTATTCGTTCACACAGTGAGGATATATGCCTTTCTATGTATAAATTGTATCCCCAAATGCTACAAGTCACGTAACACAACCTTCCGACGACTCGATCGATCCCTTCACGTTATAAGTTGCTTAGTCAAGTTGCCCATAAATAGCAAGCTCTTCGCCTTGCCTGCTCCTCTGCTTCACCTCCTTCCTTCCTCTGTTTTTGTTCATTAATACTGAATAATTAATTGTGGTTGGTTATCATGAAGCGATTCAGAGATCACGTCGTCGTCGGAGATGAGAATTCAGAGGTCGAGAGCATCCATCTGGCCAACGTGCTGGTGCTTCTCTCGCGCGGCGGCCGAGGCATCATCGACGTCGCCGCTGGCCGCTCCCCGTCTCCCGACCGTGTCTTCGAGTGCAAGACCTGCAACCGCCAGTTCCCGTCTTTCCAGGCGCTCGGCGGCCACCGGGCCAGCCACAAGAAGCCGAGGCTCTCCGAAGACACCCACCGCGGGGAGATGGCCAAGCCCCGTCCGCATGAGTGCCCCGTCTGCGGCCTCGAGTTCGCCATCGGCCAGGCTCTGGGTGGCCACATGAGGCGCCACCGGGCCGGCCCCGCCGCCGCGAGGTTCGACGCAGAGATGAAAACTGAGGAGAAGTCGAGGGGAGTACTGGGGTTGGACCTCAACATGCCGCCGGCTGACGGCGAGGGAGAGACCGCTGTAGCAAGATTTTTGAGTTTGAGGTTTTAGATTCGAGTCCCGTGGTGATGGAATGCTTCAATTAAATCAATTTGTTTTCCATTTCTGTGATTTAATCGATCAGGATGCATGCAATTGGAATCCATTAATctgagagagaaaaaaatgattTGATGGGAActtttgatgatctgtatatattTTGGAATGCTAAAcaatctctttctttcttttctgcttATAACTACGAGAGTATAATgtgaaaaatagtagtaaaaaatGATTACTCTCACCGGGCGCTTAGAGTTCTTCTCCATATCATACGAAGAGATAAATCATGAGGTTAAATTGACTGACGAGTATAATGTGAAAAGTGATGGAGCAATTGATAGTGTTGAATTAGGTGGAtcattgacaaaaaaaaataaaggaaacaaatTATTGCAAACCAGAAGTTTTAGAACGTTCAATCAAAGTCGTGATGTTAATTTGATTTGCCAAGCTAGACCAAGTGTTTCAtggaaaaattattatattagatCATGCTGCTGCACTAATGGCTAGCGAATTACTTTTTGCAAcattcatggaaaaattataattcatttcaaaaaaaaaaattatattaccttcatgaaaaaaatttatattaccttcaaaaaaaatttcaagaagtCTTTTAAATGCTCCTATAATTCAATATTATTATTCACTTTGATAAAACTCAAACTCAATGAATCTTTCTGTTAATGATGAAAGAATAAAAGGCTCTTGTCGTTTTTCTCACATGTGATTAATTAGGTTATCAAACTAGTCAAATAGTCTAAGCTATGCGGCCTATATTGGACGACTCCTTTAACTTTGAAGGCGTGAATAATGCACAATCATGTATTATAAGTTATGTTTTTTCATATTATTATATTCTTCTTAATTGTGTACTATTTTCTCCTCACTGGTGACTATCACGAAGTTCTTGGACATGATATTTTCCTTTCGTTCACACACTAATCCGCCTCTAGAAAGCCTGCCCTTAATTCCCTGACTAAAACTGTGATTGAAAGACACTTTAATTTTGTGTGTTCAATTCTCAAACCAAAGGCTGATCTGCTGAAGCCCACTTCAATTCATACTATGGAATTAACCGGCACTTACTCCCTTCTTGTCTTGCAAGTTAATGGCTTCATTGGCACACATAAAATAAACAAGAGACAAAACTCTTACCGTTCCTCACATCAAACTATTGCGCTTCTTCACCTTCAATTCGCAatgattttaacaagaatatCTTCCAAGGAGAAATCCACTTGTATATACAGAAATTAACATCTTTGTTGTCATTTCCAAAGGACAGGAACTAGAGATAAAATGGCAAATGGCTTTAGTGGGAGAGTGGTTGAGCTCCCATGAGCAGAAGGGCCCAAGGGAATATAATTCTCAGAAATATACAATGGTTAATTAGCTTGCTGTCTGCTGACGATTTGACAATCATGTTGTTGATGAAGATAATCATATAAAGTTtctcaaggcaatgtgaaggtcATTATTTACTTTTATCATATCTGCCATACCTCATCTGTTGATGGTGACGCCACCACTCCAAATTATGTTATCTTGCTCCATGACTTAATTATAGAGATCAACTTGCCTGTGGCTGAACCACTACGCTTTTCTCAATATTTGGATCGCTCAGTATTTGACCATGATTAACAATCAgtaatttagttttgatctttgCATCCACGACCACTCGTTAGACAGACAAAAATGAGTGTCCCTGTCAAGGATGATATCTGTAGCAGAAAAGGAAGTCTGACCTCTGTGTTGCCTGGTGATGAAGCACTAGCTTTAGTTTAGTCAAGAAAATAATGGTAAGATAATATGCAGCAGAATGGACATCCACTAGAATTAGGAGGACATAAAGCTTTAGGAGTAGTGCGCTTCCTTATCACTGCCCTTTAAACATGACTTATCAGAGTCAGTATTTATATTTGGATGACCCACAACTGCATCATAAGCCACCTTAAAATAAGCTTTCCTTTAGCATCTTCTCAGTTCTCAGGCTACAATGCATTCATAGATGTATTTAACAGTGGTTtgagctacagaagtgagtcgaAGTTTATCTATATATGATGGTTCTGATAAAATAAGCTGCtgcatttttgaaaaattctactaTCGCAAGAAAGAAAGCATCCAGGAAATACTATTCATGCTTCTATAAGTATTTCCAAGGTTATCATCCTGTCAGCAACAGAAAGATGATAACAAATCTTGACAAATTCTTATTAAAGCTTAATCACAGTATAAAGCATCCTAGCATCTTGTAAATAAGTTGCAATTAGCACTACTAAGACTACGGTCAGCAGTATGTGGAAGAAGTATATGATCATGTTCATATCTGTAACTCTTCATCCTCCAACTCCCACGGTAGTGATTCAGAACAATCTTCCAACTTACTACTACTGCTGCCTCCATCCTTGTTCTCTTCGATGCTAAATCCACCGACAGAGTTCTCGGATGCAGAGATCTCATTCCATATCTGATCCATACTGTATCCATCTCCATCCACCACGAGTCCTACTTCTCCTTCACTAGTCAACGACGACGATTGCGACGACGACAAAGAAGAAGATGAGGAGAATGAGCTCATCCTCACCTCTTCCGCCTTCTTCCTCATGTGCGTCCTCCAGTAGTTCTTGATCTCGTTGTCTGTGCGACCAGGAAGGCACTGTGCAATTCTAGACCACCTAAAAGGAAGAAATAAACTTCAAAGCATTTGTTTTTAATTTGCTTGTTGGCAGAGCACATAGCATTTagattggaattagttcattaaTTTGCTTGTTGCTGTACTCAAACCTATTGCCCCAGTTGGCGTGGAGTTGAATGACGAGGTGCTGCTCGTGGGGGGTCAAGCGGCCGTGTTTGAGGCCGGGGTGGAGGTAGTTGACCCACCGGAGCCGGCAGCTCTTACCGGACCTGTTGAGACCTGCAAACAAACAAGAAGGGGGGCACGCGTGCAAGGTTAAAGCAAAGGGGAAGTCGGAGTTATCACTACACCCCGCCACCGCTCAAACCTGACACCTTCGCTACGTTATCCCAACGACGCTCACCGAACAAGCGTACGAAAAATACAAGTCGAGCGTCCTCCTCCTCCGTCCAAGGCCCTTTTCGcgccgcctccgcctccgcctccatCCTTTAATTGTCTTTCTACTTACCCCTCCGTCCTCGGTCCTCTGTCCTCTGTTTTTGCTCATCTTCTCTTCTACCTCCATATTTATAGTCATTAACAGCGGGCTCAGATGATGTCATGTCTGATCCTTGTTTGATGTAGAATTAGTTCATAGATGAAAATTTTGTCTTTCGATTTATCTCTCTGCTCTGGTGGCAAAAGGCACAGAGGAATTGAAGTAATTACATTTCGTCTTGAATAAGACTTCGCGGGTGAAATCTAGGTTCTGAATTCTGTCCGCTGCAAGTGCTTCCCTTTGTTTCACCCAACTTGTTTTGCTACTGACGTTCCACATGCTCATATCTCTTCTCTGTCTCTAAATATTCCGACATCAAGTTTTACCGTACTCGCGAGGaatcatttttgaattttccttttttttaaaaaaatatatatataattttaaaattggtaATTGACAAAATCACTGGAGGAATTTGGGACTTCTCTGCCTGCAGGACACATTCACACAGCTGTTTGCCATTTAACGATAGCGAAGTTGGTACCGTATTCCTTTGTACAAAGACAGGTACTTCAAAGCGTAGTCGAGTGCCGGTGTGTGGCTCATCTGCTAAAAGTAGAAAAAGGAAACGGATCAACATTGGATCTAGCGGTATAAACACCTGAGCTAAATTTTATGGTTGAAACTGTGAATAAAGACCGTCAAAATCGAGAGGTCAATACTAAGGCCCAACGCATATGATCATCCTGACTGAACCCTTAGGTTAGTCGGATCTCAAACCTCTCAGTATTGATGAAATTCGAAGCCGAGCCAACGTCATTCAAAGCAAGGTCCTCTTTATCATCTGAGGCTAGCACGGTTAACTATTTTGGTCGAGTAATCTAGTCAATCAGACTTATGATTCGATCAGACAAACTGGACACTTGGTCCGACCAAACTCTGGGGCCAAACGGAGGGGTCGATCGAAGGACAAGTCCCCGACCACATTCCTCAAATCTGACTTGATTGCTCTTGCAAGCGATAGCTGATCGAACTACAGGAGGGACTTAGTCAATTTGCTAGCTAAGCATATTAAGGATTCCTCAACCCAATGACCTCACATTTCTTTTTGGCATTTTGTGTCACGGATAATAGAGAATATTCCATATGCAAGTTGTACACTAAATGCTTCCATCATAACAAACGCAAAGATTGCAGATTCATTTTAGAAAAGGTGTTAGAACATCTTTATGATCTATCCTTTTTTAGAAACGCTTTGAGATTCATGCACAAACAAACAATAACATTATAAAAATGAGTCTCCATCTATAGGTACGAATACTCGAGGCTATGTAATTATACTCATTTATTACTACTATTCACCACTGTTCATTGCTCTTAActcgatcactgacttgagcgttggattGTCTGTGTCGAGACTGTTGGAGTTAAGAAGATGAAAGAGCActccttccccttcatcttctaGCCCATTCAATTCCTCCATTAATAGAGGGAGGGGAAGAGTCATTTTCCTCTAGTATATATGCGTCTAAGCCAAAGAAGAAAAGGGAGGCTTGTTGTGTGTGAGGTTTGTGTAAATTCAAAGAAAAAGGGTTCATCTCATATGTGAAAGGTCTCTGTACAAGGTTCGTCCATTTGCACAAGATTGTAAGAGGGGTGAAGGAGAACATCCATTAAAGAGGGACTTGGCTCATGGAATCTTGAAGAGCTTTCCAATTCGTTTGTGATCATTCTTCCAATGACAAATTATTCTTCGATATCTTCTCCGATCTTCTTCTCCGAGCATCACAGTGAGTTTTTAGTTTTGTATGAAAAGCGAAGATCAAGATATGCTACGGGAGATTACTGTGAGTTTTACAGatttcttatttttatatttttatgcttTAGAATCAATAAGAACCCCTCCCCTAGCCCGATTGCTGACGTTCCTTTTAATTTAGAAGACTATTCGGAGTCATTTTTTCCAACGAGAAGTCTTTACTCAGTTAGCATCAAAGGCACCTGCCTAGTGCGTCACTTCCCGCTTTCGGATATTATCAAGGGTATTTTGATAAGGTCAACGAACTAAGTCCAGTCGAacctaaaatgaaccaagctattgaaataattgttcaagcttgatttattttttcgagtttgagtttggttcaaaTTTGGCTTGAGCTTAATTTGTTtaaatgttatcgagctctcaattcaatgttgttgattgtttgaaatgtttaagtttggtaattcaaacttgtttgtttattttataattttttatttatttagtatattgataagaactttattaatgaacatgattTATGAaacattattcatgaatattattcacaAATATTGTTCATAAATATTAACAAGCTGAACAGATATGTACTCAAATTTGTTTATCTAATTTAATGAGTtattcatatttatttatttatttgatcttTTATATGCATTGAATAAAAATAAACAAGTTCTTACTTAACTCAAAtatcaaacttatttttaaatatttgattCATTTGCCACTCTAAATGGATCAAGATGGATCGGCATGCATAAGCAGTGGAGAAGTGAGAATGCAAAAGAAAATCCTTAGAACTCATCGACCGTGAGTGTAATGACTCAGCCTTTTGatctcttgggcggcccttacgATGACCTCTTATGTCGTCGGTCTATTTGGCGACTTCtaatgtcgtcaaccgacgaccctttgcCGTGTcgttacttactaggactttccacctctggcaatggatttttgtcttccctaggattcgaactctagacctccaggctaagtagtattgtaacgacccggcccatttggcgatcctcaggtcgtcgaccatcgactgtcggccgtgccattactcactaggactttccacccctgaccagtggatttttgcctcccccaagattcgaactctagacctccaaatttaaatactagagtttatgaatcctgacaaatgggtcaggtcgttacaGTGAGCTCACATTATGGTTGGTCGCCATTAGCTTGCGGACTGCCTTGAGTGCCATGAGCTTATGGTCTGGTTAGGCCTTGGTAAGCTCATGGCTTGACTGGCTGCGGAGAGCTAGCGGCCTGGCTACAGCTAACTCGTGGCTGGGCTTGGCCTAGCTATCACACTACCACTACAAGATCGTGATCAAACCTAATTGCTACGAGTTTAGGATGACCTCATGGAGAGTTCTTAGCTTGGCATAGCCTCAATGAGGCCACCATAAGTTTCAGTGATCTCGCGGAGAACTTGTTGCTGGGCTTAGCCGTTGTGAGTTTATGGAGAACTCAAAGCTAGGTTGGTTGCCTGTCCTAGTAAAATTAGGATCGttgaaattggaaaaaaaaacattGATGAAGGATTTAAAATTCATCTTTTTTCCCCAATTTTTACAGAgtgaatgacaaaaaaaaaaaaaactcaagtgATTTGCACCAAGCAACCATGAGggtaagtttttttttgaaaGCTAGAATTAGATATCCAACCCTTCGGCCACAATGAAATTAAAATTGTGAATAGGGCACGTGTAATTGACGGTACACAATACATTTGAATAGACAGATGTTCTTGTGGATGAACATATGGGTCGTGTAAGTCATATCGAGTATCATCtataaataaaattcttattttatattttctatgAAAACATAAGGCTCTtatcttattttttaaattattttttgactAAATTTGTTGGTTAGAAAATTTTGGTGAAATTTTTATATTGATCTTTCAATATTTGtaatatcatttttatttttaaattattctttTATTAATACATTATGCTCAAGCTAACGTGGGATTGGGTTTGTGCTAAGGCCTGAACTAGGATTGTGACAGCAATGTGAGATAGTAGGGCATGAGTATTTTTTCTCCCCTTACTCTACGGAGGCCGGATCCTCTAGACTATAAAGTGCGATCCAAAAAATAGATCATTTCACTTATAGGTGGAAATTTATGGACCCTACCTGTTATACATATAGGGTCCATAAAATCTCACCTATCAACAAACCTTGGTCTAGGAGCGGACCAGGGGTTGCTGTCCAGAGGATCTCATTCCTACTCTATGTAGATAGACAGTGCTTGCAGTTAAATTTTGGggcaagaaaaaaataaaataaaaatatatttgattaccGAGTATATCTTATTCTTACTCGAGATCATT includes these proteins:
- the LOC122021097 gene encoding probable sugar phosphate/phosphate translocator At3g11320, which gives rise to MSEKVAEAEMSEKAADLQSALPTTTTARLFTTLGLVTAWYSSNIAVLLFNKYLLSSYGFMYPIFLTMCHMVACSVLSFVAIPWLKLVPVQSVRSRAQFLKISALSLVFCGSVVSGNVSLRYLPVSFNQAVGATTPFFTAVFACIMTPRRESWITYATLVPVVAGVIVASGAEPSFHLIGFIVCIGATAARAFKTVLQGILMSSEEEKLSSMNLLLYMAPIAVILILPAIMIMEKNVISVTLALVREDFKLALYLLFNSSLAYFVNLTNFLVTKYTSALTHQVLGNAKGAVAVGISILIFRNPVSFTGMAGYGLTPLGVVLYSESKRRNKCGSVPTLPLPISIDSPKSNMIIEEKVGARDQQ
- the LOC122021107 gene encoding myb-related protein MYBAS2-like isoform X2; translation: MEAEAEAARKGPWTEEEDARLVFFVRLFGLNRSGKSCRLRWVNYLHPGLKHGRLTPHEQHLVIQLHANWGNRWSRIAQCLPGRTDNEIKNYWRTHMRKKAEEVRMSSFSSSSSLSSSQSSSLTSEGEVGLVVDGDGYSMDQIWNEISASENSVGGFSIEENKDGGSSSSKLEDCSESLPWELEDEELQI
- the LOC122021107 gene encoding myb-related protein MYBAS2-like isoform X1, which produces MEAEAEAARKGPWTEEEDARLVFFVRLFGERRWDNVAKVSGLNRSGKSCRLRWVNYLHPGLKHGRLTPHEQHLVIQLHANWGNRWSRIAQCLPGRTDNEIKNYWRTHMRKKAEEVRMSSFSSSSSLSSSQSSSLTSEGEVGLVVDGDGYSMDQIWNEISASENSVGGFSIEENKDGGSSSSKLEDCSESLPWELEDEELQI